A genome region from Cucumis sativus cultivar 9930 chromosome 4, Cucumber_9930_V3, whole genome shotgun sequence includes the following:
- the LOC101219216 gene encoding uncharacterized protein LOC101219216, with translation MVKALQQSKSQSRTTKTTNNLVSPKLFLYLLSISALLFILFHIHSLHHHVPPPPSSIVAAKLRRSVTFLPLKDLRYSNKALVGHTWFMSSLYDIQEEGEVQYQQFPSPVVDGDERMLCLKGRDTHDGSWNYYGLAWPEGLPENARVKKGVSFVSYNHYDYQNIWHGLSALMPFVAWHQIQGKCEVPERWILYHWGELRLRMGKWVSTLMEATFGAPLQFEAFEDISEGQPVCFEKAVVMRHNEGGMSRQRRMETYDFMRCKARLFCNLTSPEPLSAAVGMTMLMRTGPRSFRNETTVVEIFGKECAKVAGCRLTVAYSNNLTFCEQVSLMGKTDILISPHGAQLTNMILMNRNSSVMEFFPKGWLELAGIGQYVYHWLASWSGMRHQGAWRDPNSTLPCPYSPGDRRCMSIYKAGTIGYNRTHFSEWAKSVLNEVKMRKMEEATKVTTNQIHECSCI, from the exons aTGGTTAAAGCTTTGCAACAATCAAAATCGCAATcaagaacaacaaaaacaaccaaTAATCTTGTTTCTCCAAAGCTTTTCCTCTATCTCCTCTCCATCTCAGCTCTCCTTTTCATCCTCTTCCACATCCACTCCCTCCACCACCATGTCCCTCCACCACCTTCCTCCATCGTTGCTGCGAAGCTCCGCCGTTCCGTTACGTTTCTTCCCCTCAAGGACTTGCGTTACTCCAACAAAGCCCTTGTAGGCCATACATGGTTCATGAGCTCCTTGTATGACATCCAGGAGGAAGGTGAGGTTCAATACCAGCAGTTTCCATCACCGGTGGTGGACGGCGACGAGCGGATGCTTTGCCTGAAAGGGCGTGACACTCACGACGGGTCTTGGAATTACTATGGGTTGGCGTGGCCTGAAGGTTTGCCGGAAAATGCGAGGGTCAAGAAAGGTGTGAGCTTTGTGTCTTACAATCATTAtgattatcaaaatatttggcATGGCTTGTCCGCTCTCATGCCTTTCGTTGCTTGGCATCAGATTCAAG GAAAGTGTGAAGTACCAGAGAGATGGATATTATACCACTGGGGGGAACTGAGATTGAGAATGGGAAAATGGGTTTCCACATTAATGGAGGCCACATTCGGAGCCCCGCTTCAGTTCGAAGCTTTCGAAGATATCAGCGAAGGGCAGCCAGTTTGCTTCGAGAAGGCGGTGGTGATGAGACACAACGAGGGCGGAATGTCGAGGCAGCGCCGGATGGAGACCTACGACTTTATGAGGTGCAAGGCACGGTTGTTCTGCAACTTAACCTCGCCTGAGCCGTTGTCAGCGGCGGTGGGTATGACGATGTTAATGAGAACGGGGCCCAGGTCGTTCAGGAATGAGACGACGGTGGTGGAGATTTTTGGGAAGGAATGCGCAAAAGTCGCCGGCTGTCGCCTCACGGTGGCTTATTCCAATAATCTCACCTTCTGTGAACAG GTGAGTTTGATGGGGAAGACGGACATATTGATATCCCCACATGGAGCACAACTGACAAACATGATTCTAATGAACAGAAACAGTAGCGTAATGGAATTCTTTCCCAAAGGGTGGTTGGAACTTGCGGGCATTGGCCAATATGTGTACCATTGGCTCGCTAGCTGGTCTGGAATGAGGCATCAAGGTGCTTGGAGAGACCCTAATAGCACTCTTCCCTGTCCTTATTCTCCCGGCGATCGTCGATGCATGTCCATTTACAAAGCTGGCACTATTGG ATACAACAGAACACACTTTTCTGAGTGGGCTAAGAGTGTTCTGAATGAGGTGAAGATGAGAAAGATGGAGGAAGCAACAAAGGTCACTACAAATCAAATTCATGAGTGTTCTTGTATCTAA
- the LOC101221281 gene encoding protein DMR6-LIKE OXYGENASE 2 — protein sequence MASVKSIADSPNLTSIPSSFIFATDDSFDDVAADASLQGAEDSIPIIDLSLLINGTPQQRAKVVNELGKACEDWGFFMVVNHGVEEKLMKDLMEICVEFFELKEEEKREYETKHVLDPIRYGTSFNPKMEKAFFWRDYLKIMVHPKFHAPTKPTRFRGILEEYCTSVREMTRELLRGISESLGLEGCFLEKATDLESSLILFAANLYPPCPQPELARGLPSHSDLCLLTILLTNQIAGLQILHHDKWFNVNPIPNSFIINVGDQLEILSNGKYESVLHRAKVNDKATRISIGMAVGPSHETVVGPAPQLVNEDTNNPPMFKSIKYKDYMEIMQSSQLQEKSILDRFRLHL from the exons ATGGCCAGCGTTAAATCCATTGCTGATTCACCCAACTTAACCTctattccttcttcttttatctttgCTACCGATGACAGCTTTGACGATGTCGCTGCTGATGCTTCCCTGCAAGGTGCGGAAGATTCGATTCCCATCATTGATTTATCTCTTCTCATCAATGGTACTCCGCAACAACGAGCCAAAGTCGTCAATGAGCTTGGGAAGGCCTGCGAGGATTGGGGGTTCTTCATG GTGGTGAATCATGGAGTGGAGGAGAAGTTGATGAAGGATTTAATGGAAATTTGCGTAGAATTTTTTGAACTAAAggaggaagagaagagagagtaTGAAACAAAGCATGTGCTTGACCCAATCAGATATGGCACCAGCTTCAATCCTAAGATGGAGAAGGCCTTCTTTTGGAGagattatttgaaaatcatgGTTCATCCCAAGTTTCATGCCCCAACTAAACCAACAAGATTCAG AGGGATATTGGAAGAGTATTGCACAAGTGTTAGAGAGATGACGAGAGAATTATTGAGAGGAATATCAGAGAGCTTGGGATTGGAAGGGTGTTTTTTGGAGAAAGCAACAGATCTAGAGTCAAGCTTAATATTATTTGCAGCAAATTTGTATCCACCATGTCCACAGCCAGAGCTTGCAAGGGGTTTACCATCTCATTCTGATTTGTGCCTTCTCACTATTCTTCTTACAAACCAAATTGCTGGCCTTCAAATCTTACATCATGATAAGTGGTTCAATGTCAATCCCATTCCCAactcatttattattaatgttgGTGATCAACTTGAG ATCTTGAGCAATGGGAAGTACGAGAGCGTTTTGCACAGAGCAAAGGTGAATGATAAGGCCACAAGGATTTCAATAGGCATGGCGGTTGGGCCATCACATGAAACAGTGGTTGGTCCTGCACCTCAATTGGTAAATGAGGACACCAATAACCCTCCTATGTTTAAGAGCATCAAATACAAAGATTATATGGAAATTATGCAATCTAGCCAACTCCAAGAGAAATCTATACTGGATCGCTTTCGTTTGCACCTGTAA